In a single window of the Globicephala melas chromosome 10, mGloMel1.2, whole genome shotgun sequence genome:
- the LOC138842862 gene encoding uncharacterized protein: MQLFRGFLSRGSAPGASHKLQPWSLPLKAGAGVSESAGSGGGESLPPVLQRYRRPRRGAGESLSSLADIWSAAPPSERCSCALRRLSPPPALLRCQAPPPPARCAPRAAPSPWKFPRRPGTASPPRASPPPPPGPLLPTPPGEEKNSLSSVNSATRRSLPRRPGLRRQTPGDWWKSRSPLPPPPAKLPPSTRSDARRSAGERAPLSRPGPPETEANNTIMIITLP, encoded by the coding sequence ATGCAACTTTTTCGAGGATTTCTTTCTAGGGGAAGTGCCCCGGGAGCAAGTCACAAGCTACAGCCATGGTCGCTCCCCCTGAAGGCGGGCGCCGGGGTCTCCGAGAGCGCGGGGAGCGGCGGCGGCGAGTCGCTCCCGCCGGTTCTGCAGCGTTACCGTCGCCCTCGGCGTGGGGCCGGGGAGAGTCTCAGCTCCCTCGCAGACATCTGGTCCGCGGCGCCCCCTTCTGAGCGATGCTCCTGCGCCCTTCGCCGCCTCTCCCCGCCTCCCGCGCTACTGCGCTGCcaggcaccccccccccccgccagatGCGCTCCCCGCGCCGCGCCAAGTCCTTGGAAATTTCCACGGCGGCCCGGGACCGCTAGCCCGCCCCGGGCTTCTCCGCCTCCCCCGCCAGGACCCCTGCTTCCCACCCCTCCCGGAGAAGAAAAGAACTCGCTTTCATCAGTTAATTCAGCGACGCGCCGCAGCCTTCCGCGGCGCCCGGGACTTCGCAGACAAACGCCCGGGGATTGGTGGAAATCAaggtctcccctccctcccccacccgcgAAATTGCCTCCTTCGACCCGTTCAGATGCGCGACGCTCGGCTGGAGAGCGCGCCCCTCTCTCCCGCCCTGGTCCCCCGGAGACAGAGGCAAACaatacaataatgataataacccTCCCCTAA